The following are encoded together in the Paludisphaera mucosa genome:
- the aroA gene encoding 3-phosphoshikimate 1-carboxyvinyltransferase has translation MPDYPAELAIDPWTGPPPAAAVRVPGSKSLTNRALIVAALARGPSVLIDALDSEDTRVMIDALEKLGVAIDHDAKAATIRVTGCSGRFPTGEADLYVANSGTTLRFLTAALAAGKGSYRIDGTPRMRQRPVADLLQALNGLGAFTKSELDTGCPPVVIKADGLDGGFAFVRGDVSSQFLSGLLMALPYARGETVVEVEGVLVSRPYVAMTLKVMRDFGFQVDNRKYKRFIVKPGRYDSREYAIEPDASAASYFFALAAITGGSVTVEGLGSSSIQGDVHFVDILEHMGCAVVREADRTTVTGGPLRSFDVDMNAISDTVMTLAVVALFADGVTRIRNVAHIRHKETDRIAALATELRKLGADVDEQPDGLLIIPPPPGGLRPASIATYDDHRMAMAFALAGLKIPGVVIQDPGCVAKTYPGFWDDLAATRTAPTA, from the coding sequence ATGCCCGACTATCCCGCCGAACTCGCGATCGACCCCTGGACCGGCCCCCCGCCGGCCGCCGCCGTGCGCGTCCCCGGCTCCAAGAGCCTGACCAACCGCGCCCTGATCGTCGCCGCCCTCGCCCGGGGCCCGAGCGTCCTCATCGACGCGCTCGACAGCGAGGACACCCGCGTCATGATCGACGCCCTCGAGAAGCTGGGCGTGGCGATCGATCACGACGCGAAGGCCGCCACGATCCGCGTCACCGGCTGCAGCGGCCGATTCCCCACGGGCGAGGCCGACCTCTACGTCGCCAACTCGGGGACCACGCTGCGGTTCCTGACGGCCGCGCTCGCGGCCGGCAAGGGGAGCTACCGAATCGACGGCACCCCCCGGATGCGCCAGCGGCCCGTCGCCGACCTCTTGCAGGCGCTCAACGGCCTGGGGGCCTTCACGAAGAGCGAGCTGGACACCGGCTGTCCGCCCGTCGTCATCAAGGCCGACGGCCTCGACGGCGGCTTCGCGTTCGTCCGCGGCGACGTCTCCAGCCAGTTCCTCAGCGGCCTGCTCATGGCCCTGCCCTACGCCCGAGGCGAGACGGTCGTCGAGGTCGAGGGCGTGCTGGTCTCGCGGCCCTACGTCGCCATGACGCTCAAGGTGATGCGCGACTTCGGGTTCCAGGTCGACAACCGCAAGTACAAGCGGTTCATCGTCAAGCCGGGCCGGTACGACTCTCGCGAGTATGCGATCGAGCCCGACGCCTCGGCCGCCAGCTACTTCTTCGCCCTGGCCGCGATCACGGGGGGCTCGGTGACGGTCGAGGGCCTGGGCTCGTCGAGCATCCAGGGCGACGTGCACTTCGTCGACATCCTCGAACACATGGGATGCGCCGTGGTCCGCGAGGCCGACCGGACGACCGTGACCGGCGGCCCGCTGCGGTCGTTCGACGTCGACATGAACGCCATCAGCGACACCGTGATGACGCTCGCCGTCGTCGCCCTCTTCGCCGACGGCGTCACCCGCATCCGCAACGTGGCCCACATCCGCCACAAGGAGACCGACCGCATCGCCGCCCTCGCGACCGAGCTGCGCAAGCTGGGCGCCGACGTCGACGAGCAGCCCGACGGCCTGCTCATCATCCCCCCGCCCCCCGGCGGCCTGCGGCCGGCCTCGATCGCGACGTACGACGACCACCGCATGGCCATGGCCTTCGCGCTGGCCGGCCTGAAGATCCCCGGCGTGGTCATCCAGGACCCGGGCTGCGTCGCCAAGACCTACCCGGGCTTCTGGGACGACCTGGCCGCGACCCGAACCGCCCCGACGGCTTGA
- the aspS gene encoding aspartate--tRNA ligase — translation MLLKRTHTCGELTKEHVGEAVALNGWVDAWRDFGGLVFIDLRDRYGVTQVVFEPEAGADLQAQARELRNEYVVGIRGKVAPRLAGKANPKLKTGEIEVRAVELVVYNASPTPPFEINGPEPNEELRLKYRFLDLRRPDLQRVFVMRHKIGQTMRRTLSDLGFLEVETPVLGRSTPEGARDFLVPSRVHPSHFYALPQSPQLYKQLLMVSGFDRYFQIARCFRDEDLRATRQPEFTQLDVEMSFVEDQDVMTTMEGLIAALAKEFGGEELTLPLPRFKYHDVMERFGSDRPDLRYALELKDLADVAEQTEFRVFQQAKEAGNRIRGLCAPGGGEKYSRKDLDGLTEFAGTFGAKGLVWLKVEAETFAGPTAKFFKPEVQAQLRERFDAKAGDLILIVADTQAVTSQALSNLRARLAGELKLYDPKAFHYSWVIQFPLLAWDAEENRYVAEHHPFTMPLAEDLPLLDTDPAKVRAQAYDLVINGEEGAGGTIRCHDPVIQSKIFALLGLSPEQAEEKFGFLLSALRNGAPPHGGIAFGYDRLVMLYAGLTNIRDCIAFPKTAKGTDIMTGAPGTVDLRQLKELHIRST, via the coding sequence ATGCTGCTGAAACGGACGCACACCTGCGGGGAATTGACCAAGGAGCACGTCGGCGAGGCCGTCGCGCTCAACGGCTGGGTCGACGCCTGGCGCGACTTCGGCGGCCTGGTCTTCATCGACCTCCGCGACCGCTACGGCGTGACCCAGGTCGTCTTCGAGCCCGAGGCCGGCGCCGACCTGCAGGCCCAGGCTCGCGAGCTGCGCAACGAGTACGTCGTGGGGATCCGCGGCAAGGTCGCGCCGCGGCTCGCGGGCAAGGCGAACCCCAAGCTCAAGACCGGCGAGATCGAGGTCCGCGCCGTCGAGCTGGTCGTCTACAACGCCTCGCCCACGCCCCCGTTCGAGATCAACGGCCCCGAGCCGAACGAGGAGCTGCGGCTCAAGTACCGCTTCCTCGACCTGCGCCGGCCCGACCTCCAGCGCGTCTTCGTGATGCGGCACAAGATCGGCCAGACGATGCGCCGGACGCTCTCCGACCTGGGGTTCCTCGAGGTCGAGACCCCCGTCCTGGGCCGCAGCACGCCCGAGGGCGCCCGCGACTTCCTGGTCCCCAGCCGCGTCCACCCGTCGCATTTCTACGCGCTGCCGCAGTCGCCGCAGCTCTACAAGCAGCTCTTGATGGTCTCGGGCTTCGACCGCTACTTCCAGATCGCCCGCTGCTTCCGCGACGAGGACCTCCGCGCCACGCGTCAGCCCGAGTTCACGCAGCTCGACGTCGAGATGTCGTTCGTCGAGGACCAGGACGTCATGACGACGATGGAAGGCCTGATCGCCGCGCTCGCGAAGGAGTTCGGCGGCGAGGAGCTGACCCTGCCGCTCCCCCGGTTCAAGTACCACGACGTGATGGAGCGGTTCGGCAGCGACCGGCCCGACCTCCGCTACGCCCTGGAGCTGAAGGACCTGGCCGACGTCGCCGAGCAGACCGAGTTCCGGGTCTTCCAGCAGGCGAAGGAGGCCGGCAACCGCATCCGCGGCCTCTGCGCCCCGGGCGGCGGCGAGAAGTACAGCCGCAAGGACCTCGACGGCCTGACCGAGTTCGCCGGGACCTTCGGCGCGAAGGGCCTGGTCTGGCTGAAGGTGGAGGCCGAGACCTTCGCCGGGCCGACCGCGAAGTTCTTCAAGCCCGAGGTCCAGGCCCAGCTCCGCGAGCGGTTCGACGCGAAGGCCGGCGACCTGATCCTGATCGTCGCCGACACCCAGGCGGTCACGAGCCAGGCGCTCTCGAACCTCCGCGCCCGGCTCGCCGGCGAGTTGAAGCTGTACGACCCCAAGGCGTTCCACTATTCCTGGGTCATCCAGTTCCCGCTGCTGGCGTGGGACGCCGAGGAGAACCGGTACGTCGCCGAGCACCACCCGTTCACGATGCCCCTCGCCGAGGACCTGCCGCTGCTCGACACCGACCCGGCCAAGGTGAGGGCCCAGGCGTACGACCTCGTCATCAACGGCGAAGAAGGCGCGGGGGGGACGATCCGCTGCCACGACCCGGTGATCCAGTCCAAGATCTTCGCCCTGCTCGGCCTCTCACCCGAACAGGCGGAGGAGAAGTTCGGCTTCCTGCTGAGCGCCCTACGCAATGGCGCGCCGCCCCACGGCGGCATCGCCTTCGGCTACGACCGGCTCGTCATGCTCTACGCCGGCCTGACCAACATCCGCGACTGCATCGCCTTCCCCAAGACCGCCAAGGGGACCGACATCATGACCGGCGCACCGGGCACCGTCGACCTGCGTCAGCTCAAGGAACTCCACATCCGATCGACCTGA